The genome window GGCTCCGCGCAGGAAAAGATCGACATCACCCTTCTCGGCGAGTTTTACGAGCGGCGCGGCGACAAGATCGCCGCCGAAACCGCAGCCAATGCCGACGGCATCGCGGGCCGCATGACCGTCTCCGCGAAAACGCCCGGCACCAATCCGAGCTGGATCGTCTTCGCGCTCTCGAACCCGACCGACAAGCCGGTGATGCGCTTCCTCAGCGCCCAGCGCTACGACATCGTCAATTCCGGCGTGTTCAAGCCTGACCTCGACGCGCCACGCATCACGAACGTTACGCCATCGCTCGGCTTCCGCCCGGAGCGGGTCGAGGATTACGACTTCCTCGACATCTACCGTCTTTCCATAGAACCCGGCACCACGGTGACATTCATCGTGGAACTCGCTTCGGCGTCGGTGCCGCGCCTCTACCTTTCGTCCGCGCAGAATTTCGGCAAGCGCCTGCGCGACGTCAATCTTCTGAACGGCATTCTGCTTGGCATCACGGGCCTACTCGCGCTGTTTTTCACCGTGATCTTCGCCGTCAATCACAAGTCGATCTTCCCGGCGGCGGCGCTGCTCGCCTGGTCGGCGCTAGCCTATCTTTGCGTGGACTTCGGCTTCTGGCACAAACTGTTCCAGCTATCCTCCGAAGATAACGGCACCTATCGAGCGATGACGGAGGCGTCGTTTGCGGCGAGTCTCGTCATCTTCCTCTACGCCTTTCTCAATCTCAGGCTGTGGCACTCGTGGATTTCCATGGCCTTCTTCGGCTGGATCGTAGCGCAGCTCGGCCTCATCTTCTTCGGGCTCGTGGACGCGCAGGCAACCATGAGCCTCGCGCGCCTGTCGCTGATCCCCATCTCGGTCATAGGAACGGCCGTCATCGTGTTCCTGGCGCTCAGGGGACAGGAACGCGCGCTTTCGCTGCTGCCAGTATGGATGCTGTTTCTCCTGTGGTTGTTCGCAGCCGCCGTCATCGTCACCGGCAAAATGTCCGGCGACGTGGCCGTGGTGGCGATCTCGGCGGGCCTCGTGGTGTTCGTCATGCTGATCGGCTTGACGGTGACGCAATACGCGTTCCAGAGCGCCGATCCCGGTGCGTCCGGGGAAGATCCAGGGCAGTTCAAGCTGCGCGTCATGGCGCTGGAGGCCTCCGGCGCGAGCGTCTGGGAGTGGGACGGGCGCCGCAATGAAATCAACGCCGGGCCGGAGGTCGAGAACGCGCTCGGCGTTCCTCCCGGCACGCTTCGCTGCTCGCAGGACGCCTGGCTTCAAAATCTCCACGCCTCCGACCGTGAACGCATGCGCCTCACGCTGTGGACACTACGCGAGCGGCAGGGCGGCGACATCAACCTCGAATTCCGCATGAAGCGGGCCGATGGCGGCTATCTCTGGTACGAGCTTCGCGCCGCCGTCACGCCGCAACGAACGACGCGCCAGCTCCGCGGCGTCGGCCTCCTGCGCAACGTCAACGCGCAGAAGCGAGCGCAGGAGCGGCTGCTCCACAACGCCATCCGCGACGGCCTCACCGGCCTGCCGAACCGTGAGCTTTTCCTCGACCGGCTGCAGTTCGCCGTCGCCCGCGCGCAACAGGAAAACCTGAAGCCGACTGTCTTCTTCGTCGACCTCGACGCGCTCAAGAACCAGAGCCGCTCGGCCGATTTTGCCACCAATGACGGCGTACTGCTGACCATCTCGCGGCGGCTCCAGCGATACATCTCGCAGCAGGACACGTTGGCTCGCGTCAGCGCGCTGCAATTCGCGATCCTTATCTCCGACGACACCGAGCCGCGCCATATCGCCATGCTGGCCGAGCGCGTGCGCCGCTCGCTTCGCACGCCGATGAAGGTCGGCGGCCGCGATCTGGTGCTCACCGGCAGTATCGGCATCGCCATGTATGACGGCACGCAGGAGCACGCGGAAGACCTGTTGCGCGAGGCCGAAAGCGCCATGTATCGCGCCAAGCGCGCAGGGCCCGACCGCATCGAGCTGTTCAAGCCCGAAATGCGCGGCGCCACCGACGAGCGCGCCATCGTGCAGGCCGATTTGAAGCACGCCATCGAGCGCCGTCAGATCCGCATCCTGTACCAGCCCATCATGCGCATCGCCGACGAGCGGCTGGCGGGCATGGAAGCGTTCGTCGTGTGGGAGCACCCCACGCTCGGCAAGCTTTCGCTGCCGGAATTCGAGGCGGCCGCCGAAGCTGCGGGGCTTTCGGGCGAGCTGTGGTCATACGTCTTCGAGCGCTGCATCCGCCAAGGCGCGCGCTGGCACCGCATCCTTCAGCGCGACGACCCGATTTACCTCTCGATCAACATGTCGAGCCAGCAGCTTTTCCACCACGATCTGGTGCAGAACCTGCGGCTCATCATCGGGCGTGAGACGCTGCCCAAGGGCGCGCTGCGGCTGGAAATCGCCGAGACGCTCATCAACGCGAACCCCGAGCAGGCGATCGAGATTCTCGACTGGCTGAAAAGCCTCAACGTCTCCATCGCGCTCGACGAGTTCGGCGTCAGCTTCTCGTCGCTGTCCTACTGGAACCGCCTCTCCATCGACGCGATCAAGATCGACCGCTCGCTCGTGACGCTCTCCGACAAGGACCGCTCAAGCGCCATGGTGCTGAAGGCGGTGCTGTCCATCGCGCACGAACTCGGCAAGGACGTCGTGGCGGTGGGCATCGACAGCGAGGAGGATCTCGCTTATGTCCGCGCGCTCGGCTGCGATTACGGTCAGGGCTTCTTCTACGCGGACCTCATGTCCGACAAGGACGTCGTCAACCTTCTGAACGCCATCGCGCGCTCGACCAAGCGCGACAACAGAGCCATCGAGAAGGAAGAGCGTCGCGCCGACCGCCGCGCGCAAAAGGGGCGCGAGGAGGAAAGCGAAAAGGCGTTGGTTCTCGCCGAAAGGGAAACGCTGACAGCGGGGGACGGCGCGCCGGAGGCGTCCGCCAAGCCGTCGCGAGCTATAGGCCGCCGTTTCCGTCGCGGTGACGCGAGCAGGACGCGGACAAAGGGCGAGGCGGCAGCGCCTAAACCGGAAGCCGCGACGCAAGCAGCAAGCCTTGTCCCAGGTCAACCGCCCCAGCCCGGTCAGGGCTTCGCCACCGACGCCCCCAAACCGCCGGGGCAGCCTTTCCCGCCGTTCAATAAGCGGTAGAGCTTTTCGCGGCTGCTCGGTCAGGCGTGCGTTGAATCGGACCCGATTTGACGCCGCGAAGGTCGACATCCAAGACTTACATCGTCGTGCCGAACGCTGTGTCAATAGCGAGAAGCCGTATCCGATGGTTCAAACGTCTTTTTTACGCCAACCGACACCCGCTTCGTTGGCACGCATAACCGCCAAGGCACTGCCGTCTATGGCGATGATAGCGCGGCGGCGGAACCTCAGAAATAGGTCTTCAGGTCCATGCCCGCGTAGAGAGACGCGACCTGCTCGCCATACCCGTTGAAGGGAAGCGTCGGGCGACGCGGCGCGAACAACCCGCCCTCGCCGATACGCCGCTCGGTCGCCTGGCTCCAGCGCGGATGATCCACCGCCGGGTTCACGTTGGAATAGAAGCCGTATTCACGCGGGTTCTGCATGTTCCACGAGGTCGGCGGCTGGCGCTCCACGAGGCTGACGCGCACGATCGACTTGATGCTCTTGAACCCGTATTTCCACGGCACGACGAGGCGCAGCGGCGCGCCGTTCTGGTTCGGCAGCGTTTCGCCGTAAAGGCCGACCGCGAGGATCGTCAGCGGATGCATCGCCTCGTCGAGGCGCAGGCCCTCGCGATAGGGCCAGTCGAGCGGCTGGAAAAACCCCCTCTGCCCCGGCATTTCGGACGGCCGCACCAGCGTTTCGAAGGCGACGAACTTCGCGGAGCCGAGCGGCTCGACTCGGGCGAGAAGCGCCGACAACGGGAAGCCGATCCACGGGATCACCATCGACCAGCCTTCGACGCAGCGCAGCCGGTAGATGCGCTCTTCAAGCGGCGCAAGCTTCAGGATGTCGTCCAGCGCGAGGGTCGCGGGCTTCGCGACGAGCCCGTCGATGGCGACGGACCAAGGGCTCGTCTTGAGCTTGCCGGCGTAGGAGGCGGGATCGCCCTTGTCCGTTCCGAACTCGTAGAAATTGTTGTAGGTGGTCACGTCCTTCTTCGGCGTCAGCGGCTCGGTCGTGCCGAACGGGCCTTTGTCGAAGGCGAGCGGCTCCGCGTTCGAGGGCGACGGTAGGCCCAGCGCCAGCGACGCAATCGCCCCGCCGATGAACTCGCGGCGACGCAAATACAGCGCGCGCGGCGTGATCTCGGAGGAAGGGATGGGCGGCCCCAGCGCGTCGCGCGTTCCGACAGCCGCGCTCTGGCGCACGGATTTCTTGCCGCGATCCGGGTCGCATGCGGGTTGATCTGCGCGTTTGTCCGACATGACACCTCGCTTCCGATCCGCATGTGGGCGTCGCTTTGGGAAAGCGCCACCGGGTGTCCATCACAAGGCGGAGAGGCGGCGCTCCTCGCTCGCCCTCTCAGCCCGGCAGCGCCGCCGGGTGAGGCCGTCGCGCGAGGCCGTAGAGATAGACGATCAGCCCGCACCAGATGATCGCGAAGCCGGCGAGTTTCGCCTCCGTCAGCAACTCGCCGAACACGAAGACGCCGATCAGGAATTGCAGCGTCGGCGCGAGATATTGCAGCATGCCGATGGTGGAGAGCGGAACGCGCTTCGCGGCGAGCGCGAAGGTGATGAGCGGCACGACGGTCACCATACCGGAGCCCGCGAGCAGGAGGTCGAGCGATACGGGGCCGTGCAGCATCGCAAGTTCGCCGCGCATGCCCATGATCCACAGCAGCACTGCGGCCGGAAGCGCAAGGATCGCCGTTTCGAGGAACAGCCCTTCGGCTGCCGGAAGGGGCGCGGTCTTCTTGATGAGACCGTAAAATCCGAAGGATAGCGCCAGCGTGAAGGCGATCCACGGCACGCTCTGCGCGCCAAGGCACAGATAGGTCACGCCCGCCGCCGCCGTCAGCACACCCGCCGCCTGCACCGACGAAAGCCGCTCCCCGAGTGCAATGCGCCCGATAATCACATTGACGATAGGCAAGATGAAATAGCCGAGGCTCGCCTCCACGGTTCGGTTGGTCGTCACCGCGAGGATATAGACGCCCCAGTTTATCGATATGAGAACCGCCGCGAGCGCATAGAGACCGACAAGCCGCAAGTCTAGGCGGCGCATCAGCGCTCGCAGGTGCCCCGACAGCAAAAGCCATGCGAGGAGGAAGACGAGCGACCACAGGATCCGCTGGGCGAGAATCTCAAGCGCCGAAGCCGGTTTGAGGAGCGCGAGATAAAGCGGAAGCAGCCCCCAGATGAAATAGGTCGCCAGCGCGAACCCGAGCCCGTGCATATCCACTGCCCTTCCCTCCCGGAGCGCCGCGCATCCTGATGAGCATCCGCTTGACGCCTCAAACCCCCCAAAGAAGGCTCACGATGAACCTCCCCGCGATGAACAGCAGGAAGGACATGAACGTGATTTCGAGCGTCCGCCGCGAAAGCCGATGCGCTACCTTCGCGCCGAGCGGTGCCGCGAGTACGCTCACCGGGCCGAGCACGATGAAGCCGAGAAGGCTGACATAGCCCGCCGACAGAGGCGGCAGCGCGGCGACGTTCCAGCCTTCCACGATATAGCCGATGGTTGCCGGGATCGCGATGATCGGCCCGAAGCCCGACGCGGTGCCGACCGCCTGGTGGATCGGCCAGCCAAGGAACTTCATGTAAGCCGTGACATAGGCCCCGCCGCCGATGCCGATGAGCGTGGAAATCAGGCCGATGCCGAAACCTGCGACGAGGTTCCACGGCGCGGGCGGAAGCGCCGCGTCAGGGTTTGGCTCACTTTTGCCGAAGGCGAGTCGCGAGGCGATGAAGATGCACGACGCCGCGAACACGGCCTTGAGGAAGCTCGACGGCGCGCGCGACGCGATGAACACGCCGAGCACCGCGCCTGCCACAACCCACGGCCCGAGCCGCCGGATTACCTCCATCACCACCGCGCCGTGCTTGTTATGCGACCTTACCGAATTGATCGCGGTGGGGATGATGATGGCGAGCGATGTCGCCACGCAGACGCGCATGATGATGCTCTCGTCCACGCCGACCAACCGGAACAGCTCGTAGAGCACAGGGACGCTCACCGCGCCGCCGCCGATGCCGAGAAGGCCCGCGAGAAAGCCGGTGATGATGCCGCCGATAAGGAGCGCGATGGACAATTCCGCGATCTGATACCATGGCAGATGTTGAACGAGGTCGAGCATGGCGGGACATGAAATGAAGAGTTGAAAGGCGAGCGGAGACTACAGTTTTGCCGCGTGCATGCAATTATTATTATTTTCGGCCATTATTGTATGCATTTTCGTGCTTATCGCATGCATTTTATCACAAGGCTTCCGCCGGACGACGAACCGGTGCCCGATTTTGGTAGCTCGTCACGGCTTTGGTCGCGTACGGACATGCCGACAACGTATCGGCTAATCGAATTTCTAACACCGCGACCTTGCCCAGCGCATAGGGCCGGGGCGGTTTACGCGGCGATTGAAGGATTTCGCGCGTGCGACTCAAGCTTCACCGGCTGGTCACGCCGCGAGCGACGGCGCCTCTTCCACCCGCCGCGCCGCCTCGATAGCGGCGTGTATGATGTCCAACCCCGCGCCCGGCTTGACGCTTTCCTCGGTCAGCAGACGCCGGAAAGGCCGCGCGCCCGGCCTGCCGTTTACGAGCCCGAGCATATGGCGCGCGATGGCGGAAAGCCGCGTGCCGCGCTCAAGCTCGCGTTCGATGTAGGGTAGCATGCGCTCCAGAGCCTCGTGCGGCCGGAGCGGCGCAGCCGTCTCGCCATAAAGCGCGGCATCCACTTCGAGCAGCAACGCCGGGTTTTTGTACGCTGCGCGGCCGAGCATCACGCCGTCCACCATTTCGAGATGCTTCGCACTCTGTGCGATCGTCTCGATGCCGCCGTTGATGATGATCGTCAGTTCGGGGAACGCGGCCTTGAGACGATAGACGCGCTCGTAATCGAGCGGCGGCACGTCGCGGTTCTCGCGGGGCGATAGGCCCTTGAGCCACGCCTTGCGCGCATGAACGATGAAGATCTCGCAGCCCGACGCCGCCACCGTCTCGATGAAGCGCGTGAGGTCGGCCTCGCTGTCCTGCTCGTCGATGCCGATGCGGTTCTTCACGGTAACGGGGATCTGGCCGCCGACGGCGCTTTTTATCGCCGCCACGCACGACGCGACAAGCTCTGGCTCCGCCATCAGGCAAGCGCCGAACCGGCCCGATTGAACGCGGTCCGACGGGCAGCCGCAATTGAGGTTGATCTCGTCATAGCCGAAACCCGCGCCAATTTCGGCCGCGCGCGCGAGTTCGACCGGGTCCGAGCCGCCGAGTTGCAGCGCGACAGGATGCTCTGATGCGTCGAAGCCGAGAAGCCGCTCGCGGTCGCCGAACATGATGGCGCCGGACGTGACCATCTCGGTATAGAGTCGCGCGCGACGCGACAGTTGACGATGGAAGAAACGGCAATGCCGGTCCGTCCAATCCATCATGGGTGCTACGCAGAAGCGCCAATCGGCCCCTTCTGAGGATTTTTCCTTATTTAGCAGTAGCATATATTCGAAACCGATCTTCTTCGTTGCGCCCGTTCTTGTCTGATTTTACCCCGTTTGCGCCCATTTTTTCAATGTGGTACGACATATGTCGTACTTCTGAGGGGCGCTGTCGTACCATGGGGACCATCCTTCCACGAAAGAGAAAAGACGGGTCCATAGGATATATCGCGCAAATCTTCATTAAGCGCGAGGGAAAGAGACATCGTGAGGCGCGGACCTTTGATCGAAAACAAGCTGCCGCAGCATGGATCAAGAAGCGCGAAACCGAAATTTCAAGGTCCGACGCGCTTTTTGGCGTAAGCCAGACCAAAAGAAACGCTCTGCTTCGAGACGCCATCAACCGCTATGTCGCCGAGAGCCGCAAGGAAATTGGTCGAACGAAAGCGCAGGTTCTGAACGCGATCAAAACCTTTGATATCGCCGACATGCCTTGCGCCGACATACGGTCTCAGGACATCGTCGAGTTCGCAACAATGCTTTCATCCGGACGCACACCGCAGACCGTCGCCAACTATTTATCGCATCTCTCGGCTGTGTTTCGGATCGCAAATCCTGCGTGGGGATATGCGCTCGATCCACAGGCCATGAAAAACGCCTTCGTTGTCACCACGAATCTTGGCCTAACTGGCAAGTCAAGGGCTCGTGACCGCCGCCCGACGATTGCCGAACTCCACCTCATCCTGGATCATTTCACAAAGCAGCGAAGGCGCGCGCCGCAGGCTGCTCCGATGGCCGCAATCGCGGTCTTCGCTCTGTTTTCCACGCGACGTCAGGAAGAGATCGTCCGTATTCAGTGGAAGGACCTCGATCGCGACAGCAAGCGCGTTCTCGTGCGCGACATGAAACACCCCGGCGAAAAGATCGGCAACGACGTGTGGGTCGACATTCCCGATCATGCATTCCGGGTCATCGAGGCCATGCCTCGAAAAGATGAGCGCATCTTCCCGTACAGCACAGATGCGGTAAGCTCCGCGTTTACACGCGCCGGAAAGCTGCTTGGAATTGACGATCTGAATTTCCATGACCTCAGACACGAAGGCGTTTCGCGTCTCTTCGAGATGGGATGGAGTATTCCACGTGTCGCCGCCGTTTCCGGTCATCGATCATGGCAATCGCTGAAGCGGTATACACACCTGCGGCAAGCCGGGGACAAGTACGAGGAATGGCCATGGCTCGATAGGGTCTGCACCGACCTCATCGCACATGAGCGTGAACGCTAAGAACAGCGCCCCTCAGGGGAGCACTGACAAATCGTCAAGCGCTTCTGGATCGCCGAGCGCGGCTTCCGAAATCGCTCGCCTTCCATCCTCTGAAAGCCGCGCAAACTTGTCCGGCCTTTCAGTCCAGAACTTCGCTAGAACAGGATCAAGCGCCCGCAAGCCGCCTTTACCTTGCTCGTCTTGCGCCGTTCCTGTGGCTTCTGATTTCCGCGAGGGCTCGACGCCAAGTTTTAGCGCGACACCCGCTCCTCTTTCATCCGTCGGATCGAGAAATGCAACGCCGTTCGATTCAAGCGCCTCTTGAAGCTTGACCATAGTGGCGTAATAGGCCCGCCCCCCCGCTTCGGCACGCGCGATCGTGCTTTTGTCGATCCCGGTGATTTCCGCGAGATCGCGAACCGTGAGCTTAAGCGCTGCGCGCGCCATACGGAGCTGGTCTCCTGTAATCGCCATGCCTATTTTGTCTCATTCTTGCGGACAATGTTGCATAAAGATTAACCCTCGCGTACAGTGTCCGCGTAATCGCCGCTCAGTACGGACATTGCCATGCAATTGAGCACTGCGGAACTGAAATCAGTTGCGACGCTGATCGGGCGCGCTCGTCTATTTGTGGAAGATGCCCTCAGCGTTGCCGAAAGTGGAGGCGACGTTGGCGTCACGGCGCGAGTGAAGACGCTCCTTTTTCGAGCGCGCGATGTCGAGCAGGACATTGAGGCCCGCCTTGCGGCTGCCGAGAAGGCGGAGCGGCAATCGTGATTTTTACTCGCCTAGAGGTAGAAGCTGCGCGCGGCTTCGTCCGGCAGGCGCGCGCCTTGGCCGAAGCTGTCGCGGAAATCCTACGCCGTGGTGGCGATGAGGAAGGCGCCGAGCGCATGGATGCAATCCTCGACGCCCTTGACGCGGAAGCGGAATATCTGATGCGTCGGTCAGCGGCCACGCCTATTGGAGGCCGCGCTTGATCGCCATGGAATGGCGAAAGCTTACGGCGAGCGCGTGCCTGTAAAAGCGCGCGCGGCTGCATGGGCGCAATTCGCGCAGCGCAGACGCACTGAGGCATTCATCGATATAAGACGCCGTCGGCAGGCTCGCGTACTCTACCGCGTAGACGGTAGGGTCCTATGGCTCTCCATTCGGGGCTCTTTTCTCTTCCAATGGACACGGTGGGCGTGGACGCCGCTCAAAAGGCTTGGGAAGGCTTCATGAGCGCGGCTCGCTGCGAGGCGCTGCGTTGATGGCGGGACCGAGCTCAATTTCTGGAAAAGTGACGAAGAGGGCGGACAAGGCTCTTGATCAATCGACTGATAGTGCATAGACAATCATAAGTGAGGCGCTACGGCCCTCAATGAAACTCCTCAAACCGGTCCGAGCCGATGGTGACCCAATCAATCCGGCCATTTTCAGGGCCTTACCTTAGGCCAAGCGCGCCCTTTCGTGCGGGGCTCCCGGCCCCGCAAATCCACAGCGATGTTTTCATCGCCGACACCGCGAAGATTTTGGGAGACGTGCACATCGCGGAAGGCGCCAGCGTCTGGCATTATGCCGTCATAAGAGGTGACGCCAACGCGATCCGGATCGGCCGGCAAGCGAACATTCAGGATGGTGCGATCATCCATTGCAGAGCCGCCCATCCCGTGAGCATCGGAGATGGGGTTTCTATCGGTCACGGCACCATCCTTCACGGATGCACGATCGCAAATCATTGCCTCATCGGACTTGGCGCACGGGTGCTCGACGGCGTGCGGCTCGCAGAAGATACGCTTGTCGGTGCCGCTGCGCTCGTGCTCCCCGGTGTCGAGTATCCCGCGAATGTCCTTCTAATCGGCGCACCGGCTCGAATTGCCCGCCCGCTCACCGAGGGCGAGCGCCAGGAGATCAGGCTCAATGCCGAGCGCTACGTCTCTCTCAGCAGGGTTTACGAGGCCGCGTAGCTCGCTGCCGCGGGTGCGACGAATAGCGAAGATGATCGTGTGAGAAAGCGAAATTTGAGCCATTTTTTGGCGAAGCCCCAAGGCAGGCTCGGAAACACATATACCAATATGACATTTTCGATGCCGCGTGAGACCGCCGCGCGTTTGAGCGACGCAGGGGCGGCGAGAGGCACGGATGTGCAAGGGGTCATCGAGCTTGCTGTCGATGAATGGCTTGCGCGCCAGGCCGAGATTCCACAGGCCTAGCGATAGCAACGTTCAGCGCCCGCTCGACGACAATCATGAAAGCGGGATTGATGCTCCGGCGCAGTCTTCAAAGCCTGCGATTTTCAAAGTGCCGAACGATAAGCGGGCTTATTGAAATGGGGTAACGAAATCCCCGCCCTTGACCATGCGAGATCAAAAGCGGCGCTCACGGATCTCGGGGCAAAGGTCGAAAGAGGCCGGGAGCGGAAGAAGCGGGTCTCCCGAAATGCTCAAGCGGCCACGCCGGCTTACAGATCTCATAGCGGGCCATGCTGGAGAAGCGCCAGCTGCGGGCAGAGAGGGCCAGCAGCAGACACGGCGGGGCGGCTGGGCTATGCTGGTCCGGGAATTGGGTGACACTCATGCACAATCACTACGAAGATATCCTTGAGCGAATCGCTGAACCGCCGACATGGTTCGACGATTATGGCGTGCCGCGGTTTGCAGACTTCTCGCCGCGGCGGCTCAGCAATATTTACGCGCGCGAGGCAGCGCTTGCCGAAGTCACATGCCAGGGGTGCGGCCGTATGTTTAAAGTTGCGCTCACAGACGTTTTCCCTCCTAAACAGTTGAGCTTAAGCGACGCAATCCGGCTCCGGCAGGTGCAATATGGTGACCCGCCGAACGTCAACTGCTGTGCCGCCGGTCCTACTATGACCAGCGTGATGCATAGAATTCTGCAGTATTGGTCGCGTGACTATGAAGTCGGCACGGACTGGCAGCGCGATCCAAAGCTTGAAGGAGAAGTTCTGGAACCACCGCTTGACCAACCGGATACGGTCGCAAGAGCACTTGCCGCCGTCGGCTCAGGCAAGCGGTCAATCCTCGTCATGTGCACCAGTCATCGGAACCGTTACGACCTCGCGGGCCGAATCACGGCGGCGATGGCAAATGATGGACGCGTCCTCGTCGCCTTTCACGAAAGTTACCCTGTCGTTGCTTGGAAGATGCTCGAAGGCCTCGTGCCGGCGGCGAGTATGGGTCATTGGAAAGATGGTCGCACTGTAACGCTGGCCGAATTCGCACGCGTCAAGGATATTCAACTCGCAACGATCGACAGCATTATAATTCTCGCGGGGCCGCGCCCTGTCTCCATATCGACGTTGACCCCAGTCGGCTTGGCAAGAAAAGAAGCTAGGCAAAAGGTCTGGAGCGATGTTGCCACCCAATTCGCCACCGAAGCTTGTAATAAGGTCCAGATCGAATTCGCGTTGGCGCATTCGATCTGTATGATCGCTAATCCTGACCTCGTGATCGACGGCGCGCAGTCTAAATAATCGCGGCTTTGGGTCAAGTGCGGGATTGTGTCGGCGTTTTCGGATAAGCCCGCAATGGGATCCATTAGCCGAAGTGGTGCGCTTGGAATCGCGAGAAAGCCTGCAGGACCGCTCCCGACCCGACTCGGAAAACTTGGCGACCGGGGATAAACGCCTGTCGGTTCGGCATTGCGTTCAACCGTCGCGGCGCAATGGGGTCTGGTGAGAAGCTCGATCAGGGACGAAAGCGGTGAGAGAGATACCCTTGACGCCAGAAACTTCGAGGATCGCTAGGCGGATCATCTGGTTCGAGCGGTCGTCTGCTGCGCTTTCCGATCCCGTTCGTTTCATGGCTTATGCTATGGCGCGCGCCACCCATGAGGACATGCAGGTGCTTCGCCGATATGTTCCGCTGGAAGACTTGGTCGAGGCGCTCGATCGGGCGCCGCCTGGGATCATCGACGCGCGATCTTGGGCGTATTCGAACCTGATTGCCGGCCGTTATCCCGCGCCTCCTTTGCCCAAGAGGCAGCTTTAGAGAGTCGCTGTTCGGCTGAATATGGCGTCGCGATCATGATTTGGCGGCACGTTCCGCGGCTGCAAGAGACTGAGAGAGGCTAATTGAACGCCGAGGTGCCAGCGCCTGGAGGGCGTTCGGATGAAAGCGAAGACAACGAGCCCGACGGCTTGACGGCTCTCGATTGCGAGTTGGTCGACCATTGGCGCAAGCGACCACAGCTTTGGCACTCGCTTTCGGAGACAGGTCAGCTTGTGCTGTCCCGCGAAATGTTTGGCGAGGATTGCGCAAACGAGGTGCGCCCCGGAGAATGAGGCGCGACCCCTGATCCTTCGTCGTGTCCTCCCGAATCAAGGACGGTGGAGCCCTCGAAGGCTGAGCTTCGCTCCGACCCGGTCTCGGCAAACGGGCTCAGCGAGACGAAGCAAGAGAGCTTTTAGATAAGGCGCGGGACGCGGGATCGCGGGCGTGATTTTGAGCGTGAGAGACGCGGCGGTGAGAAGCAGGAGCACGGCGAAGACGCGCTTTAGAAGCGTAACCGGCAGGCTATGCGCGAGCCTCGCTCCAACAGGCGCAGTCAGAACGCTTGCGACGCCGATTGCGCCGACAGCCGGCATGAAAATCGCGCCCGCGCAAGCGGTGGAACAGCCTTCGGGCGAAGGCGCGAGAAGATAGCCTGCAACGCCCGCCGCAGCGAGCGGAAGGCCGAGCGCGGACGCCGTTCCGATCGCCTTCTTCATGGACACGAAGCGCGACAGGATCGGGACGCAGAAGAAGGCTCCGCCAAATCCGAGAAGCGCCGCAAGCGCCCCGCCGCTCACACTCTTCAGCGCGGTCTCTGCCAGGCGTTTGGCGCCAAGTCGGTCCAGGGCGGCGGCTTGTTTCGCCCTTTCGGGCCTCAGCACCCCC of Rhodomicrobium vannielii ATCC 17100 contains these proteins:
- the dusA gene encoding tRNA dihydrouridine(20/20a) synthase DusA — protein: MLLLNKEKSSEGADWRFCVAPMMDWTDRHCRFFHRQLSRRARLYTEMVTSGAIMFGDRERLLGFDASEHPVALQLGGSDPVELARAAEIGAGFGYDEINLNCGCPSDRVQSGRFGACLMAEPELVASCVAAIKSAVGGQIPVTVKNRIGIDEQDSEADLTRFIETVAASGCEIFIVHARKAWLKGLSPRENRDVPPLDYERVYRLKAAFPELTIIINGGIETIAQSAKHLEMVDGVMLGRAAYKNPALLLEVDAALYGETAAPLRPHEALERMLPYIERELERGTRLSAIARHMLGLVNGRPGARPFRRLLTEESVKPGAGLDIIHAAIEAARRVEEAPSLAA
- a CDS encoding tyrosine-type recombinase/integrase translates to MGTILPRKRKDGSIGYIAQIFIKREGKRHREARTFDRKQAAAAWIKKRETEISRSDALFGVSQTKRNALLRDAINRYVAESRKEIGRTKAQVLNAIKTFDIADMPCADIRSQDIVEFATMLSSGRTPQTVANYLSHLSAVFRIANPAWGYALDPQAMKNAFVVTTNLGLTGKSRARDRRPTIAELHLILDHFTKQRRRAPQAAPMAAIAVFALFSTRRQEEIVRIQWKDLDRDSKRVLVRDMKHPGEKIGNDVWVDIPDHAFRVIEAMPRKDERIFPYSTDAVSSAFTRAGKLLGIDDLNFHDLRHEGVSRLFEMGWSIPRVAAVSGHRSWQSLKRYTHLRQAGDKYEEWPWLDRVCTDLIAHERER
- a CDS encoding gamma carbonic anhydrase family protein, whose protein sequence is MVTQSIRPFSGPYLRPSAPFRAGLPAPQIHSDVFIADTAKILGDVHIAEGASVWHYAVIRGDANAIRIGRQANIQDGAIIHCRAAHPVSIGDGVSIGHGTILHGCTIANHCLIGLGARVLDGVRLAEDTLVGAAALVLPGVEYPANVLLIGAPARIARPLTEGERQEIRLNAERYVSLSRVYEAA
- a CDS encoding sulfite exporter TauE/SafE family protein translates to MTPVDWLLLAAVGCISGLSAGLLGIGGGLVVVPSLIYGLPLLGIFGPDVPRIATATSLALVIPTALASAQAHAAKGAVCLRCAVLLAPALITGAFLATMLAPFLDARMIVAVFVLYAIVFTWGVLRPERAKQAAALDRLGAKRLAETALKSVSGGALAALLGFGGAFFCVPILSRFVSMKKAIGTASALGLPLAAAGVAGYLLAPSPEGCSTACAGAIFMPAVGAIGVASVLTAPVGARLAHSLPVTLLKRVFAVLLLLTAASLTLKITPAIPRPAPYLKALLLRLAEPVCRDRVGAKLSLRGLHRP
- a CDS encoding helix-turn-helix domain-containing protein translates to MAITGDQLRMARAALKLTVRDLAEITGIDKSTIARAEAGGRAYYATMVKLQEALESNGVAFLDPTDERGAGVALKLGVEPSRKSEATGTAQDEQGKGGLRALDPVLAKFWTERPDKFARLSEDGRRAISEAALGDPEALDDLSVLP